The following is a genomic window from Alphaproteobacteria bacterium LSUCC0396.
ATTCTGTTGCATGGAACAAGTCTTGTGCTGGCAGATTGACCCAAAACAGAAATATAGGCAGGTAATGACCGGCATAGACCTTGATCACATGACAGCGATCATCCAGCACGAGATCGATGCGTTAAAACAGCTGAGTGAAACGACCAAACCTAGCCGTGCGCCGGTGATGCTTGATCAGCAATCAGTTGGCCGCCTATCACGCATTGATGCACTGCAGCAGCAATCTATGGA
Proteins encoded in this region:
- a CDS encoding TraR/DksA family transcriptional regulator, whose translation is MEQVLCWQIDPKQKYRQVMTGIDLDHMTAIIQHEIDALKQLSETTKPSRAPVMLDQQSVGRLSRIDALQQQSMELATEERRQQRLLALTAALRRIEAGDYGFCLKCDGDIASGRLAVDPAVTLCIDCA